The following DNA comes from Salvia splendens isolate huo1 chromosome 17, SspV2, whole genome shotgun sequence.
tcatttttctctcttactttaccaattgtgcattaaaacccgtgccgtttcaattgtttctatttttcaaatacGGAGGCAGTATCTTATTATTTCATCTTTCTTGAAATTTCGTATTATTCATGTTAGAACTGTTTTTGCCATcgttaaaattaaaaatatgcaataatTGTTAACATTAATTTGGATCTCTCAGTGTCAAAATCCTGCGTCCGGCACTGGTTTTATAGGGTAGTGATTTTCTTGTCCGTAAGCTAAGTTCAAACCGTCGCAGCTCAAGTCTGATGCCTTAATTTTAGGCCCTTCTTTGTCTAATTGTCTTGTTTTCTGAAGCCTAATAATATTCTCAGCCTACCTAATGATAATAGTATTAAGAAAAAAAGCATATTTAAGTTATTGAATAATTAGCTAGATATATATCTTCACGAAAAAGGGGCGTTGCATCATATGATTACAATTAATAGATTGCCTTAGTCTGGAGTTGTTTGATAGTTAAATTATGAGGATTAAACAAATCCaaataataagaataaaatgCAAGTCCtcaattacaaattaaatacaTGAGAGGAATCGTGATGAGGATCGTTTTATGCATGTGTTTTGTAGTAAAATTATATCAAATTCTGTAAATTAACAGCCAATTTTGAGtcaggtgtgtgtgaaaaaCCGCCATATTCAGAAAAGGAACAAATCAGTTGGACGGACGAACAGATCTagaaaagaagacaaaaactgcggcattgagttgatcaagttaagAATCATATGGAGCTAGCAGGAGTTCCGCATCTGAGATAGAGCTAAAGACCCCGCCACAAAATGTGAAGGGCAGGAATGACATTTCGgagaggatggtaccctagggacCAGAGCCATACGCCTCTCTGTATAAAGGAAGCCCAACACAAGAACATAAGAGAGTCCCAGCCAGTGGTAAAAAAGAGAGTCTCATAGGATTTCTTAGAATATCTTTAGGAATTCAGCTttcttctagggctgaaatcgAAGCCCAACACAAGAACATAAGAGAGTCACACACTTGGTCatgttttagtttagtttagtggtAGTTTTCTGCACTGTTATCTTTCGGTTCTGTTATTCCACTCCGAGAAGgggcgatgaaacaatttactgCTTTCGTTGTTCAATTTCAGTTTACTTTTGGTGTTGTTGACTCTTTGATGTTTTGATTTAGTAGATTTGAAGCTATGTTTTCGTTTCTAGCTGATGTGTTATGTTTCATGCATGAAGTTTCTGATCTGCTTTCGGTTTCCTTTTCATGTTGCATGCCTTAGCTAAAAAAtgtcttgttttgttttgatttggttAGATATGATGTTTTATGTTTGCGAGTTtctaggatgtttagatctagtagtttatattttatttctgcatgattatgggttaGTTTCTTGTTTACGTAGTCGTAGCTTAAAAattaggagtagatttaatttaTGTGTTGTTATGATGTTTCATCTTTCGTAGCTTTTCAGATCTGTTTTCCATGTtgatttggtgaagaagatggagttgttaaaaagtttttactttatcgcacactttgcaggggactgacagtcccccgtttttatgaaaagtttagttaagttgatcaagtagattagTTAAGCTTtcatgagttgatcagtttagttagtttagtttctCAAGTAGTTTAACTTAGCTCACCCCCtagaaagcgtggcagcagccatttctAAGTCGTGTCAAGCAAACAAATGTTAAACatatcatctctgtgggatcgatccttacttccctgtactagttaatagtattgtgagTTAAGGTTTTGGGAGCACTTTTGAGTTCTTTCATTCTTCTCACACAAGTCGGAGtaagtcaagttgatcagtCTGAGTTTTTACTGGATCCACTCACCGACATTTTACAGGTAGCAGACATATATAAGCTGGCTGGATCAGTTTGATGATTTAACTTGGACAATCCACAACGATACAACAGAAAGAGAATGAAGGAACGATACAAAAGAAAGAGAATGAAGGAGAGCACATAATAGAAACCCAGCTTCTCAAATCATATCCGACATAAATAAACcgaattataaatttatattcttCGGTGTGATTATGGCAATTATAAGTAGGTGCAAAgttgttttttagtttgatATGGATTATATAGATCTTTGGACTTAAACTTGTTACGGTCATATCAAACACAAGTTGACGGCAATAgctaagagaaaaaaaaaggaaatagatTGCACAATGTACATGCCTCTATATAATTAATGATAATGGACTTTACCATACAACTTTTATATAATTACGGCTCCAAAATCCACTTAGCTATTTTGAAAAAGCTTGATCAACATATTTGTTTCGATCACATTAAACATACGTTGTTGGGACTTGGGGCATAGCCACGGACGGAACCACCAGCGGTCAAGCcaccgctccagcgggggcttggccggtcTAGGAAACTTCCCACCCATGGTCTCCCTCTGCGCTGGCGCCCCGTCGCCCTTGCACTGAATCCAAAATGTTCACGGTTAGACGCTGCGGCGCACAAAAATTTGGGAAAGAAGATGATTATAATTGGGCTTCTAGTATTATTAGTTCTGTTGGGCCTTAACTTTTATTGTGCTTGCTGGACTAGTAATAAATTTTGGACAAGACCAAGTGTAAACAATTACACCGTTGTCGAGCCGAGAAATTCTTTTTCACCAATTTTGCTctattcttttaatttacttactactttttttcatcccttttttttcatttttttccacgAAGAATGGGACACTTGTCACCAAATCGTCCAAATTATAATTCCTAAAAGAATATAAAGTTTGCAGCACAATAATTTCAATCTCCTCatcttaaaattaatatttcatggATAAAATATTTCAAGTACAATACTAAAGTTAGTTTGCACACAATCTTCATTAATTCATTGATTTCATagatttcattatttaaaattatttttcattattttaaaaaacatagAATCAATTAAAAGATAAATAACTAATTTACAACAGCTATATTagttttgattctaatacatagatgtattttgattttgatacacCATTTAACTTGATTTATTTCTCTATATTCATGCTCACtagttttcaaattttaaatataatattagtttATCTAAATTTGattgatatattttaatttttggttcgGTTCGACTTTAAATAATTGAACGAAACAACAaatcgaattatatatatatatatatatatatatattaattatttttaaatattactattattatttaaataatttaaaaatattattattttattacatttcagcCACGGCTAATTTATATTTCTGGTTCCGTCCGAGCTCATGCCcatttacaattttatttgCATAGGTCTAAAACACTAAAGTTTACATGACAACCTTGGCAATAAGACGAAGAGCATTCTTCTTACGCAGTAGTGTTGCTCGAGGCTTACACTCCAAATCAATATCCTCTTCCTTGGGCAATTCCCAATTAAATTTGTATACAAGATTTGCCAATGCAAGTTCCAGCTCGGCAATCGCCATTCCCATTCCCGGACACCCTCTCCTCCCGAATCCAAAGGTAATCAACTCCGGATTCTGACCACCCTCCAAGAACCTCTCCGGCATGAACTCATCAGCGTTTTCCCACGTGGCGGGATCTCTTCCAATAGCCCAAGCATTGATAAACACCATACTTCCGCCTTCAATTTCATAACCATTTACACTACACTTATTAGTAGTCTCTCTTGGCACTAAAAGTGGAGCTGGTGGATACATTCTCAAACCCTCTTTTACAACCGCCCTCAAATATGAAAGTTTCTCTATGTCTTGTTTATTGATCATATCTTTCTTTCCGCCAAACCGCCTTATCTCCTCTTGCAACTTCTTCATCACCAAAGGCTTCTCCATCAATGCCGTCATTGTCCACTCTAGAGCAATTGCTGTCGTGTCGCTGCCTCCGGTTACCAAATCCTGCATAATTAATCACCCAAATCTCATTATATATATTTGGTTGCATGTAATTTCAATATACTATAATTCATTACCATTAATACACCTTTGATGTGGTTTATTGTAGGAGCAAAGGAAGAGGATCCATTTTCTTTAATCCTTAACATAATATCGATGAAGTCACCATCCATAGATTTAGGCCTATTCGGATTCATATGTTCTTCAATCAGTTCTTGATAAAACAAATCCAAGTTGTGAAAATTCTTATCAAGCTTTGCAGTCATTCCAGAGAGCCTATCAATCCATCGAAGCCAAGGAAAGTAATCCTCCATAAAAAACCCTCCAAGTATGGGTCGAGTTTCATGAAGAAGATCCATGAAACGATCCTTTCCATACCCTCGATCGCCTCCGTAGATCTTCCCAAACGCAATCCTGGAGAAGATATTAGTTAAAAGTGACATCGTGGTATCAGTGAAATTGACGACGGTGGAAGAAGAGGCATCTCTAGCAatcttctccatcatcttgcTCACTTCATCTCTGAAAATGGGGTGAAATGATTGAACTTGCTTGGAGCTAAAGAGATGGAGGTTGGAGATCTTCCTCATCTCCCTCCACGTGTCGTTGTAGGATGAAAACCCGATGTCTAGGTGGTTATATGACAGCCTCTTCGCGGCGACAAAAGAAGGTCGGCTTGAGAAAATGGCATCGTTAGATTTCGTAATCTCTTTCACTGCTTCTGCCGTGGAAATCACAATGAAGCGTCGGATTCCGAGGTTGAGGAACATGACGGGGCCGTATTGCTTCGAGAGGCGCTGGAAGTACTTGTATTGAAACTGGCCGTCGATTTGGTGGAGATTGCCGATCAACGGCAACCCCGGTGGGCCCGGTGGTATGAGTTTGTTGCCATTTTTAGGTTTTTGTGTTTGGAAGTAGAGAATCAAAATTATGGGAAGAGAGactaagaataaaataagtgaCATCATTTTTTTAACGAAGAATATACTCTAACAACAAGTCTCTTCGTTTTATTTGGGATGCAATAGTTTTAATTAACTCTTATAAATAGGATACACATTTTTGAAAGATCGtagaattataataaaaataatagaaacTTGGAATTTTAGGAATTCTATTTGCATTTATTTTGTTCTTAGCTACGCCCCAAGTCCCAACAACTTATATTTAATGTGATCGAAATAAATATGTTGACCAAGCTTTTTTCAAAATAACATGTGGGTTTTGGAGCCGTAATTATTTAAAAGTTGTATGGTAAAGTCCATTATCATTAATTATATAGAGGCATGGACATTTTGCAatctatttccatttttttctcttaGCTATTGCTAtcgtattattatattaatacaataaaaataatagaaacGTGGAATTTTAGGAATTCTATTTGCATTTATTTTGTTGATATGTATTTTGTTGATGGTGTGTACTTTTGGTTGCAGGAAAAATATGAGAACTTTTGGTGATATGTAAAATTTTGACATTATATGGTAGTACTAAATTGAAATCTGGATGTGTTATTTATTTAATGTTGTTCTTGGTTGAAAATTGTGGAGAAGTATATTAGACTGCATGTGTGTACTAGATTTGTTAATAAAATAAGTCACAataatggatataattttttttaacagtAAACCAATTTTGAATACATAAGAATTTTGTTTCAAATCAAATTGGAGCTGGAATCGCAATTCAACGAGCCCTATCTGTCAGCGTCGCTGCATGACTTCTGGAGCATCATGGTTTCGAAACTTTTGAAGCCTTGTGTTAAGAGGTTGAGCTGATCAATAACTCATTTGGGGAATTGCCAAAATATAGCCGTTGGAGAAGTGAAGACTCAAAATTGGAAGTAGCCGTTGATTACAACTGCTTATGGATGTAACAGTATATAAATACCGTTGAGTTCATAGAGAATTTTTTCAAGAGTGAAATAAGGAATTCTTTTAACTGTGCGTCATAGCTCTCGAGGCAAGTAGACTTTGAGTGAGTTGAGAAGAGATCTTCATCTTGTAAATTTCTCAAAgacagtggcggacgcaggaaTAAATTTTGGCAGGGGCTTCACTAAAAAATCTTAGCGGGGacacacatattatatatatattataaaaaaacaataataaaaattctaaaaataaataaatatctagTACATAAAATTAATCCAAAACAAGTTTGACAAAAAGAATAATACAGTTTGCTAAAGCGGCGGCAACTGAATTCTACATGTTTTCATCGATTGAAAACGCTGCAGGATCGGCTCGTTATCAATCGTTGAAAAAATATCCTTCTCAATGTACATAACTAGACTGTCATTCATCCACTCGTCTCCCATTCGATTTTGTAAATCAGTCTTGATAGTCTTCATTGCAGAAAATGCTCTCTCAACAGAAGCAGTAGCAACAGGTAAAACCAAGGCCAACTCAATAATCCGATAGACCAATGGAAAAACTAAATGCTTCTTAGTTTTGACCATTTTCATAGCAAAACTTCCCAAATCACTAAGTGCAACAAATTGAGGATCACACCGCACATTAGCAATAAAATTACTAACTTGTCGTGGAAGATGTAAACATTCGCTCGCAGATAAAATATAGCTGTTGGAGAAGTGAAGACTCAAAATTGGAAGTAGCCGTTGATTACAACTGATTTTGGGAGCTGAACTGGTTTGGCAGTTGAGTTGGTTAGTTTTCTTCTTGAGTGGATGTAACAGTACATAAATTCCGTTTTGTTCATAGAGAATTTTTTCAAGAGTGAAGTAAGGAATTCTTTTAACCGTGCGTGATAGCTCTCGAGGCAAGTAGACTTTGAGCGAGTTGAGAAGAGATCTTCATCTTGTAAATTTCTCAGAGCGATTGAGTGTTTCTTGTAATCCATATACTTGTTGATAAATAAAGCATACACTAGTtctgcccgtggacgtaggcctAAGTGCCGAACCACGTCATTGCCTGAGTATTTCTTTTGCTTCCTGTTCTTGGTTGAATACCGTTGCCCATTCACACCTTGTGTGTACGAGCCCGTATTGAATTTCTCAGTGTGTGTCACGGGTCGGAGATGGGGCACTTTGCCCACTATAATTGCCTCATTTTCGTGTTTGGCATGATGCATGAGCTCATCATCTACTACATGGTCCGGCGGCCGGCCCAGTGGCGTGTTTCTAGCAGCGGAAGGGGCAGTTAAGAAAGTCTGATCTAACGagttagtttagttttagtgTTCTCGAAATAATTTCATGTTGGTCATGAGAGGTGACTAATCCAAGTAATTTAGCCCGAAAAATTGGGCTGCCTAATTCAACCCAATTATTGTGTATAAAATACTTCATATGTCTCAAGGTAAGTGGCTTATAACATCCTAATATAAGTGATAcattattttgataaaaatgatttttattaaCTCTTTTGCTTTACACTCTATTcgaaatgaatggagtatatatttcgAGCCAGAATTGGTTAGAAGAATTGAAATTGGAACAAATTTCGGGTGGCCCAGCCTGATTTTTCTTTGAGGTCTATAATTATAAAAAGAATCTAATTTGAAGGacatgtatttaattaaataaattttataatttaaaattacattataattttattgattaattattaatttataaacaataattatttacaattatataatttatattatataattatactttaattatttaataaattactaattattattattataataatagtaattatatataaatgttataataatatagttataattatgatgattttaattatagctatttattatactgaaattaagtatgtataaaTATCAGTAGCTAAATACCACCCTGTGGCTAATCCGCATGATCTGTTGAACTTTTCTCTCAAAAATTTCATGCTAGCGCGAGAGAACGACATAGCCCAAACGTTCGATCAAGCTCGATCCAGCCTAATTATGGGAGAATTGAAGTTCTACCAAATTTTGTGTGGGCCCAATTTCGTCTTAGCACAATAacgagtactccctccgtcccaaggaagatgactcatTCCTTGAGCGGCACGAAAATTTATGCacatttattttatgtgttaagtggagagtgtaaagtaagagagatggaataaaatagaaataaaggTGTTTCCATGTTTAGTAATAAGTCATCTTGGCTGGGACAAATCAAAAAGGAAATtgagtcatcttcaatgggacgaagggagtactagccttatatatatatatatatatatatatatatagggtagtgatcaaggtataactaatcttaagtgtataactagagaacaaatctcagccacacatcttaatactccaaattaatcctatggcttagctatttttacatgttttatacaaaaagtaattaataagggtatttttggaaactaAATTCAACTTCATCCGGCTCCTtcaaatttccaactccaatttcAAAAATGGGGTTTCTATTCAATGCTCCCTCTGTGCTCGGAATCTCTCcgtaactctctctctcacacacacacacacgcactctaaaatttcttaaaattcaaacaattacagGCGGATGATTAAGTACAATTTGAATTATCTCTCTGTAATTTCTCAAAATTGAATCAGTTACCGGAGGATTATCACATGCAATTTGTTATTGTATTGGATGATATTGGATGTTGAAAAGTGTGCTCGTGACATGAAAGCAAACATCGAAGGTTCTAATGCTCAGATGCCGTTGGATGTAATGCGTAGGAAGAAGGAAACATGTGGTGGATTcacttttgaatttgaaatagaCGGAGACGAAGAGGCAGGCCCAAGTGCGGCGCTTGCTCATGAGGCGGAGCAGCAGCGCCGTGAAATTGGAAAGCTCCAGCAGCGGGGGAGCTCCGGCGGAGGAGTTCGCCATGGATTGATTGTTGAATTGGAATTGAGGTTTACTTTTGGGGAGGGTTTTGTTTGTAGCTTGGAATGgtgtctttttcttttttgtgtttctctTTTTGGTTTGTGTTTTTTATGCATTAATATGTAATTGTTTTGTAGTCTGATACGAATTCAATCAATTCTAAATTCTAATCAATGTACTTAGATTGGTTGTATACATGCGGGAATCAGTTCCACCAATTCATAGTAGTAccattttaaataaaacacatcactataagaatgattttacttcactgttgtttacaaaacacatcactcttagtatgattttacttcactcttgtttacaaaacacatcactcttagtatgattttacttcactcttgttcacaaaacacatcactcttattctgattttacttcactcttgttcacaaaacacatcactcttattctgattttacttcactcttgttcacaaaacacatcactcttattatgattttacttcactcttgttcacaaaacacatcactcttactctgattttacttcactcttgttcacaaaacacatcactcttactctgattttacttcactcttgttcacaaaacacatcacccttactctgattttacttcactcttgttcacaaaacacatcactcttactctgattttacttcactcttgttcacaaaacacatcacccttactgtgattttacttcactcttgttcacaaaacacatcactcttactgtgattttacttcactcttgttcacaaaacacttcactcttattcggattttacttcactcttgttcacaaagcacttcactcttattcggattttacttcactcttgttcacaaatcacatcactcttattctgattttacttcgctcttgttcacaaaacacatcactcttattcggattttacttcactcttgtttacaaaacacttcactcttattcggattttacttcactcttgttcacaaagcacttcactcttattcggattttacttcactcttgtacacaaaacacatcactcttagtatgattttacttcactcttgtttacaaaacacatcacttttattctgattttacttcactcttattctcattttacttcactcttgtttacaaaacacatcactcttagcatgattttacttcactcttgtttacaaaacacatcactcttagcatgattttactttactcttgtttacaaaacacatcactcttattatg
Coding sequences within:
- the LOC121773867 gene encoding cytochrome P450 71A1-like encodes the protein MMSLILFLVSLPIILILYFQTQKPKNGNKLIPPGPPGLPLIGNLHQIDGQFQYKYFQRLSKQYGPVMFLNLGIRRFIVISTAEAVKEITKSNDAIFSSRPSFVAAKRLSYNHLDIGFSSYNDTWREMRKISNLHLFSSKQVQSFHPIFRDEVSKMMEKIARDASSSTVVNFTDTTMSLLTNIFSRIAFGKIYGGDRGYGKDRFMDLLHETRPILGGFFMEDYFPWLRWIDRLSGMTAKLDKNFHNLDLFYQELIEEHMNPNRPKSMDGDFIDIMLRIKENGSSSFAPTINHIKGVLMDLVTGGSDTTAIALEWTMTALMEKPLVMKKLQEEIRRFGGKKDMINKQDIEKLSYLRAVVKEGLRMYPPAPLLVPRETTNKCSVNGYEIEGGSMVFINAWAIGRDPATWENADEFMPERFLEGGQNPELITFGFGRRGCPGMGMAIAELELALANLVYKFNWELPKEEDIDLECKPRATLLRKKNALRLIAKVVM